A window from Candidatus Zixiibacteriota bacterium encodes these proteins:
- a CDS encoding sugar transferase encodes MNRLCDLILSTLAIIITFPFWIVITLLILIFSPGAPFFVHERIGRNGSRFGLIKFRTMKMNNSGPQVTVAGDRRVTSIGRVLRMLKLDELPQLLNVFVGQMAIVGPRPEAPEYVRRYSSGQKRILNYRPGLVDPATLKYRDEEVILAGYDDPQEAYLNNILPDKIEMSLEYQKKRNLRTDLGIIFNTIAAIFRGR; translated from the coding sequence ATGAACCGGCTCTGCGATTTGATTCTCTCTACCCTCGCAATTATTATCACATTCCCATTCTGGATCGTGATCACTCTCTTGATCCTGATCTTCTCTCCGGGAGCACCATTTTTTGTGCATGAGCGCATCGGTCGAAATGGCAGCAGGTTCGGGCTGATCAAGTTTCGTACCATGAAAATGAACAATTCCGGCCCGCAGGTGACTGTCGCCGGGGACCGCCGTGTGACCTCGATCGGCCGGGTTTTACGCATGCTCAAACTCGATGAACTTCCGCAACTGCTGAATGTCTTTGTCGGTCAGATGGCGATTGTCGGGCCGCGGCCGGAAGCCCCTGAATATGTTCGCCGGTACAGTTCCGGACAAAAGCGTATCCTCAATTACCGACCTGGTCTGGTCGATCCCGCTACCCTCAAGTATCGAGATGAAGAAGTAATTTTAGCCGGCTACGATGATCCCCAGGAAGCGTACCTGAATAACATACTGCCCGACAAGATAGAAATGTCGCTCGAATACCAGAAAAAACGAAATCTGCGCACCGATCTGGGTATAATCTTTAATACGATCGCGGCTAT